One stretch of Fictibacillus sp. b24 DNA includes these proteins:
- a CDS encoding TRAP transporter large permease, whose product MTTALIIGIFILFLLMGIPISLVLGMITVVYFFLNGNTALLDSTPMRLYSGLDNFGLLAIPLFMLAGELMNGGGITTRLVKFAKVFVGHVRGGLAYVTVVANMFLASILGSANAQAAMMSKIMVPEMEKEGYSREFSSSLTLASSIIAPIIPPSMIFIIYGTLSGTSIGGLFMAGIVPGLIYGVAFVSVIAYMGYKYNFPKSKRATGKEMWNSTVKVLPALLVPFVIIFGILSGAFTATESAAVACVIAFLVGVFFYRELRWTSIPQILINTVVSTATVTFLIAMANIFGWLIAFEQLPQVFADSMLSISENPFVFLLLVNVMLLIVGMLLDGIAALIILVPVFMPLVTSFEIDPIHFGVIICINLTIGLLTPPVGTGLFIVSSIAEVRFEKLVRASGPFLAIAIAILFLITYLEDAVLWIPRMIGL is encoded by the coding sequence ATGACAACTGCTCTTATTATCGGGATTTTTATTCTGTTTTTGTTGATGGGAATTCCGATTTCACTTGTTTTAGGAATGATTACAGTCGTTTATTTTTTTCTGAACGGGAACACCGCTCTATTAGATTCCACACCAATGAGACTGTATTCAGGTCTTGATAATTTCGGTTTGCTTGCTATTCCATTGTTCATGCTTGCTGGAGAACTGATGAACGGCGGAGGAATCACGACTCGTCTTGTTAAGTTTGCAAAAGTGTTCGTAGGTCATGTGCGTGGAGGATTAGCATACGTGACTGTAGTTGCCAACATGTTCTTAGCCTCAATCTTAGGATCTGCAAACGCACAAGCTGCTATGATGAGTAAAATTATGGTTCCTGAGATGGAGAAGGAAGGTTACTCCAGGGAATTTTCATCATCGTTAACACTTGCTTCATCTATTATTGCACCCATTATTCCACCAAGTATGATCTTTATCATTTACGGGACGCTGTCAGGAACATCCATCGGCGGACTGTTTATGGCAGGCATTGTTCCAGGACTGATTTACGGAGTCGCGTTTGTAAGTGTTATTGCTTACATGGGCTACAAATACAATTTTCCTAAAAGTAAAAGAGCGACAGGAAAAGAAATGTGGAACAGCACAGTGAAGGTATTGCCGGCACTTTTGGTTCCATTTGTTATTATCTTTGGTATCCTGTCTGGTGCATTTACGGCAACTGAATCTGCGGCGGTAGCTTGCGTGATTGCATTCTTAGTAGGCGTTTTCTTTTATCGAGAACTAAGATGGACGTCGATTCCTCAAATCCTCATTAACACTGTAGTAAGTACAGCAACGGTTACATTCTTGATCGCAATGGCTAATATTTTTGGATGGCTGATTGCTTTTGAACAGCTTCCGCAAGTTTTTGCAGACAGCATGTTGTCCATCTCTGAAAATCCGTTCGTTTTTCTTCTTTTGGTTAATGTCATGCTGTTGATTGTCGGAATGCTGCTGGATGGGATTGCAGCTTTAATCATCTTAGTTCCTGTTTTTATGCCGCTCGTGACCTCGTTTGAGATCGATCCAATACACTTTGGTGTAATCATATGCATCAACTTAACGATTGGTTTATTAACACCGCCTGTTGGAACAGGGCTGTTTATCGTTTCATCCATTGCTGAAGTGCGTTTCGAAAAGCTAGTTAGAGCATCAGGGCCGTTCTTGGCAATTGCAATTGCCATCTTGTTCTTAATCACATATTTAGAAGATGCGGTTCTCTGGATTCCAAGAATGATCGGTCTTTAA
- a CDS encoding TRAP transporter small permease, with the protein MEKFLAAILMFALAVIVAVSVAFRYFLNAPLSWSGEVAVFLLIWISFIGGSLGLKYRSQAAVTLLLDYCPPRVKMWIAVFSQVFIIIFLVLILSYTYTWILSDGVAFQKSTAILLPMWIPYSAVPIGLTFACVHVLAQLVRVIKTKGADL; encoded by the coding sequence GTGGAAAAATTTCTTGCTGCGATTCTCATGTTCGCATTAGCAGTTATTGTCGCCGTTTCAGTGGCATTTCGCTACTTTTTGAACGCACCATTATCTTGGTCAGGTGAAGTTGCTGTATTTCTATTGATTTGGATCAGTTTTATCGGTGGTAGTCTGGGATTGAAGTACAGATCCCAGGCTGCTGTTACACTATTGCTTGATTATTGCCCGCCAAGAGTGAAAATGTGGATAGCGGTATTCAGTCAGGTGTTCATTATTATCTTTTTAGTCTTGATTCTATCGTACACGTACACGTGGATATTGTCAGACGGGGTAGCTTTTCAAAAATCCACAGCTATTCTGCTTCCAATGTGGATTCCTTACAGTGCTGTTCCAATCGGCTTAACGTTTGCATGTGTTCATGTACTGGCTCAATTGGTTCGCGTTATTAAAACAAAGGGGGCAGATCTATGA
- a CDS encoding TRAP transporter substrate-binding protein, whose translation MKKLKIVMTVLLALILLTSCSSGAKDSASSGDASSDGKTYKFKLAHITPPSHMWHKAAEKFKEELSKRSDGRIELEIYPSSQLGSEADMMQQIESGSVDFGFITAAYTSSRSPSFAAWFAPYAFEDLEAAHKARQSEPAKKILATLDEQGITGLDYLFAGQRVMLFKDKDVQKPEDMKGLKLRVTPSPPMQDFYKSTGASTEGLPLPEVYSAVQTGVIDGMDMDLDAAITNKYYEVAKYGAVTNHMVWPAVGMVNKKTFEGMSEEDQKIVRESLEAAADYAVETRSGQEEEFRKELADNGMKIYDIDPELFKPYIEEFDKKYGPTDPLIQEFIESVRK comes from the coding sequence ATGAAGAAATTAAAAATCGTAATGACTGTATTGCTGGCATTGATTCTTTTAACATCCTGCAGCAGCGGAGCCAAGGATTCCGCAAGTTCAGGGGATGCATCTTCTGATGGAAAGACATACAAGTTCAAACTAGCGCATATCACACCGCCTTCACACATGTGGCATAAAGCTGCAGAGAAATTTAAAGAAGAGTTATCTAAACGGTCAGATGGAAGGATTGAACTCGAGATCTATCCATCCTCCCAGCTTGGAAGTGAAGCGGATATGATGCAGCAAATCGAATCAGGTTCTGTTGACTTTGGTTTTATAACAGCAGCATACACAAGCTCCCGTTCACCTTCATTTGCAGCATGGTTTGCTCCATATGCTTTTGAAGATCTGGAAGCAGCACATAAGGCGAGACAGTCTGAACCAGCGAAAAAGATCCTAGCAACTCTGGATGAGCAAGGAATTACAGGATTGGATTATCTTTTTGCGGGTCAGCGCGTCATGTTGTTTAAAGATAAGGATGTTCAAAAACCTGAAGATATGAAAGGATTAAAACTTCGTGTAACACCAAGCCCTCCAATGCAGGACTTTTATAAATCAACAGGTGCTTCAACAGAAGGACTTCCTCTTCCTGAGGTTTACTCAGCTGTACAGACAGGAGTAATCGACGGAATGGACATGGACTTGGATGCAGCGATTACAAACAAGTACTATGAAGTTGCAAAATATGGAGCTGTTACAAATCATATGGTTTGGCCGGCAGTCGGAATGGTTAACAAAAAAACGTTTGAAGGCATGTCTGAAGAAGATCAGAAGATTGTACGTGAATCTTTAGAAGCTGCAGCAGATTATGCGGTTGAAACACGTTCAGGGCAAGAAGAAGAGTTTAGAAAAGAACTAGCTGACAACGGAATGAAAATCTATGATATTGACCCAGAACTATTCAAGCCATATATAGAAGAATTTGATAAAAAATACGGACCGACTGACCCTCTTATTCAAGAATTTATAGAATCAGTAAGAAAGTAG
- a CDS encoding IclR family transcriptional regulator codes for MISSVQKISRILNCFTKDEPALGNLQIAEKLNMNASTVHHLVRTLCSEGILIQDSQKKYRLGWKLLEWSNHVMYQQDINTEALPLCEGLVRRFNTTVHIGMLDRGEVRFVLRVASSNSVAVPTFIGDTKPAYCTSTGKVLLAFNPSMIKPTISRGLLRRAPNTITCVEKLKIELDDIRTNGYAISNNENEMGLYGIAAPIKSYTGQIIAALNMVGPVSYMLGQDTPSMIHHVVKTAESISKELGYISVL; via the coding sequence GTGATTTCATCTGTTCAAAAAATTTCAAGGATATTAAATTGCTTTACGAAAGATGAACCAGCACTAGGGAACCTGCAGATTGCTGAAAAACTTAACATGAACGCGAGCACAGTTCATCACTTAGTTCGCACACTTTGCTCGGAAGGCATACTGATTCAAGACAGTCAGAAAAAATATAGATTAGGATGGAAATTGTTAGAATGGAGCAATCACGTCATGTATCAGCAAGACATAAATACGGAAGCACTGCCATTGTGCGAAGGTCTTGTCAGAAGGTTTAACACAACCGTACATATCGGAATGCTCGATCGTGGTGAAGTTCGCTTCGTTCTAAGAGTAGCTTCATCAAATTCAGTAGCTGTCCCCACTTTTATAGGAGATACAAAACCTGCCTATTGTACAAGTACAGGAAAAGTATTGCTAGCCTTTAACCCCTCTATGATTAAGCCGACCATATCAAGGGGATTGCTTCGCCGTGCTCCCAATACTATTACGTGTGTTGAAAAGTTGAAAATTGAACTTGATGATATAAGAACAAATGGTTATGCCATAAGCAACAACGAAAACGAAATGGGGTTGTATGGAATTGCTGCTCCTATTAAGTCTTATACAGGACAAATTATCGCTGCACTTAATATGGTAGGACCTGTATCGTATATGCTAGGGCAAGATACACCTTCTATGATTCATCATGTCGTTAAAACAGCAGAGTCAATCTCAAAAGAACTCGGTTATATTAGTGTTTTATGA
- a CDS encoding histidine kinase N-terminal domain-containing protein translates to MDITESLITYMDENLPTYLQDWHQRVVISNHDIHKEKVIENALHMIELVKLSLRGQLSPQKIMHLAHEVAVQRLEAKINIGEFVYNVNLGRSEIVRFVTGSGISIEQLQPVIETINSLFDEFLYHAVKKYTQLKDAEIQEKTLFIDQSHKERLTILGQMSSSFVHEFRNPLTAVMGFVKLMQQENPNMKYIDIISHELTQLNFRISQFLHASKKGVQEREAEDFSLEDLFTDILDFMYPSLVDADVTVIPRIDPTITLKAHKDELKQVLLNLIMNSIDALRQKKQNRRIMIFSKMENDANVQITISNNGPAIPSETISTIFEPFFTTKELGTGIGLFVCKKIIEKHNGAISCSSDDNITTFTIVLPIRGAVIEEEISHLEI, encoded by the coding sequence TTGGACATTACTGAAAGTCTTATCACTTATATGGATGAAAACCTGCCTACCTACTTACAAGACTGGCATCAGAGAGTTGTCATTTCAAACCATGACATACATAAAGAAAAAGTGATTGAAAATGCCTTGCATATGATTGAGCTAGTCAAGTTATCCTTACGCGGACAACTATCCCCTCAAAAAATCATGCACCTCGCACATGAAGTAGCCGTCCAGCGGTTGGAAGCGAAAATCAACATAGGGGAATTTGTTTACAATGTAAATTTGGGCCGCAGTGAGATTGTGCGGTTTGTTACAGGCTCTGGCATATCTATCGAACAGCTTCAGCCTGTCATTGAAACGATTAATTCTCTTTTTGATGAATTTTTGTACCATGCCGTTAAGAAATATACACAGTTAAAAGATGCGGAGATTCAAGAAAAGACCCTGTTCATCGATCAGAGTCATAAAGAGCGTTTGACCATTTTAGGGCAGATGTCATCAAGCTTTGTACATGAATTTAGAAATCCTCTTACAGCTGTTATGGGGTTTGTGAAGCTCATGCAGCAAGAGAATCCGAACATGAAATACATAGATATTATCAGCCATGAATTAACACAGCTAAACTTTCGAATTTCTCAATTTCTTCATGCCTCCAAAAAAGGGGTTCAAGAACGTGAAGCAGAGGATTTTTCATTAGAAGATTTGTTTACTGATATTCTAGACTTTATGTATCCAAGCCTAGTGGATGCAGATGTTACAGTGATTCCGCGTATCGATCCCACGATTACGCTTAAGGCACACAAGGACGAGCTGAAACAAGTTCTGCTCAATCTCATCATGAATTCTATCGATGCGCTGCGACAAAAAAAGCAAAATCGGCGCATCATGATCTTTAGTAAAATGGAGAACGACGCAAATGTACAGATTACCATTTCAAATAATGGACCTGCTATTCCATCTGAAACCATCAGTACGATCTTTGAGCCTTTTTTTACAACGAAAGAGTTAGGAACAGGTATTGGCCTTTTTGTGTGTAAAAAGATTATCGAGAAGCATAACGGTGCAATCAGCTGTTCGTCAGATGATAACATCACTACTTTTACGATCGTTCTTCCGATTCGCGGAGCTGTTATAGAAGAAGAAATCTCACACTTGGAAATATAA
- a CDS encoding dimethylarginine dimethylaminohydrolase family protein — MATVIKGEYKHVNCDSEYGVLKKVIVCEPRYMKIDEIINETQRHFAKDNINMKRAMKQHQLFVETMKNNGVDVYKLPAIERFPEQVFTRDIGFTIGETVFVSRMGSNIRDGEEKVLRNWLLEHQINLSLIEGDRIEGGDVIVHGDTVFIGVSGRTSEETIQELQSQLPHMNVVSVPFHPKYLHLDCVFNILSEKDALIYKDAFDDKEYQILAAKFNIIEVEKDEQFTLGTNVLSIGNNKVLSLPVNKKVNAALRERGFDVLEVDISEIIKSGGSFRCCSMPLYREEMH; from the coding sequence ATGGCTACCGTAATAAAAGGAGAATACAAACACGTGAATTGTGATAGTGAATATGGTGTGTTGAAAAAGGTGATCGTATGTGAACCAAGATACATGAAAATCGATGAAATTATTAATGAAACTCAGAGGCATTTTGCTAAAGATAATATCAACATGAAGCGTGCGATGAAACAGCATCAGCTCTTTGTAGAGACGATGAAAAACAATGGAGTTGACGTTTATAAGCTTCCTGCGATAGAAAGGTTTCCGGAACAAGTTTTTACTCGGGATATTGGTTTTACCATTGGTGAGACGGTGTTCGTTTCTCGAATGGGAAGCAACATTCGTGATGGTGAAGAGAAAGTCTTGCGAAACTGGCTGTTGGAACACCAGATCAATCTCTCTCTAATTGAAGGTGACCGTATTGAAGGCGGCGATGTCATCGTTCATGGAGATACCGTGTTTATCGGTGTGAGCGGAAGAACTTCTGAAGAGACGATACAGGAACTTCAGTCTCAATTGCCTCATATGAATGTTGTTTCCGTACCCTTTCATCCGAAGTATTTACATTTGGACTGTGTATTTAACATTTTATCTGAAAAAGATGCTTTGATTTATAAAGATGCCTTTGATGATAAGGAATATCAAATTCTTGCAGCGAAATTTAATATAATTGAAGTAGAGAAAGATGAACAGTTTACATTGGGGACAAATGTTTTGTCGATTGGCAACAATAAAGTCTTAAGCTTACCCGTCAATAAAAAAGTAAATGCGGCACTTCGTGAAAGAGGGTTTGACGTGCTTGAGGTGGATATATCCGAAATCATTAAATCAGGCGGATCGTTCAGATGCTGCTCGATGCCCTTGTATCGTGAAGAGATGCATTAA
- the nadE gene encoding ammonia-dependent NAD(+) synthetase encodes MSLQQKIISELNTKPEIEPQIEIQHRVTFLKEYLIKSKAKGFVLGISGGQDSTLAGRLAQLAIEELRESGHIVKFVAIRLPYGTQRDAEDADLAMSFINADERITFDIQETVDAFAGSYDTFTSGQLSDFNKGNVKARVRMITQYAVGGQANLLVIGTDHAAEAVTGFFTKYGDGGADILPLSGLTKRQGKMLLKELGAPERLYLKQPTADLLDEKPQQADETELGITYDELDDYLEGKKVSEEAAKKIEDRYLMTEHKRQLPASMHETWWK; translated from the coding sequence ATGTCATTGCAGCAGAAAATCATAAGTGAACTGAATACAAAGCCTGAAATTGAACCGCAAATTGAAATACAACACCGAGTGACGTTCTTAAAAGAATATTTAATAAAATCTAAAGCTAAGGGATTTGTTCTAGGAATTAGCGGTGGGCAGGACTCCACACTTGCTGGTCGATTAGCTCAGTTGGCCATAGAAGAGCTGAGGGAATCAGGTCACATCGTAAAGTTCGTTGCGATTCGCCTGCCTTATGGAACACAAAGAGATGCAGAAGATGCAGATCTCGCCATGTCTTTTATCAATGCCGACGAACGTATAACATTTGATATTCAAGAAACAGTAGATGCTTTTGCAGGAAGCTATGACACGTTTACGTCAGGACAGCTTTCCGACTTTAACAAGGGTAACGTCAAAGCTAGAGTAAGGATGATCACTCAATATGCTGTGGGTGGCCAAGCGAACTTGCTAGTGATCGGCACGGATCATGCAGCTGAAGCAGTAACGGGCTTCTTCACCAAGTACGGAGACGGCGGAGCAGATATTCTCCCGTTGTCAGGGTTGACGAAGCGTCAAGGCAAAATGTTATTAAAAGAATTAGGAGCACCTGAGAGACTTTATTTAAAGCAGCCAACTGCTGATTTATTAGATGAAAAACCGCAGCAAGCAGATGAAACGGAATTAGGAATTACGTACGATGAACTTGACGATTATTTAGAAGGTAAGAAAGTTTCTGAAGAGGCAGCCAAGAAAATTGAGGACCGTTATCTCATGACAGAACATAAGAGGCAACTTCCTGCGAGCATGCATGAAACGTGGTGGAAGTAA
- the nadD gene encoding nicotinate (nicotinamide) nucleotide adenylyltransferase, with the protein MAKIGIYGSSFDPITNVHLWTASTVAHRCKLDKVIFLPCSSKRKDKIMKTSDEHRWSMLQLAISNNDKFVADDYEMLQDAWEVYTFYTMEHFKKKYPEDEVYFIMGADLLVDIADGKWKYDEELISSNKFIVMARDEINMVKTISRSPILRNHDDGTKFHLIDKGLSMEISSSYIRDEFSKGGEPRYLLPDSCYDYIKKHELYT; encoded by the coding sequence ATGGCTAAGATCGGTATCTATGGTTCATCCTTTGACCCCATAACAAATGTTCATTTATGGACTGCGAGCACGGTTGCACATCGCTGTAAACTGGATAAAGTTATCTTCCTTCCGTGTTCAAGTAAAAGAAAAGACAAAATCATGAAGACTTCTGATGAACACCGGTGGAGTATGCTGCAATTAGCGATTTCTAATAACGACAAATTTGTAGCAGATGATTACGAGATGCTTCAAGATGCCTGGGAAGTATACACGTTTTACACGATGGAACATTTTAAAAAGAAATATCCAGAAGATGAGGTTTACTTTATTATGGGAGCCGATCTTTTAGTAGATATTGCAGACGGAAAATGGAAGTACGACGAAGAATTGATCTCTAGCAACAAATTTATTGTGATGGCTAGGGATGAAATTAATATGGTGAAGACCATCTCTCGTTCACCAATCCTTAGAAACCATGACGATGGAACCAAATTTCACCTGATCGATAAAGGGCTATCTATGGAGATCAGCAGCTCCTATATTCGAGACGAGTTTTCTAAAGGCGGAGAACCAAGATACCTTTTGCCGGACTCTTGTTATGACTATATTAAAAAACACGAATTGTATACGTGA
- a CDS encoding nicotinate phosphoribosyltransferase translates to MNTHYADDSLTLHTDLYQINMAETYWEDNMHNKKAVFEVFFRKLPFGNGYAVFAGLERIIDYLQNFKFTASDIDYLRNELGYEEDYLDYLQQVKFTGTVRSMVEGELVFANEPILRIEAPLAEAQLIETAILNIVNYQTLVATKASRIKQVVGEQRAMEFGTRRAQEMDAAIWGTRAAFIGGFEATSNVRAGKLFGIPVAGTHAHALVQTYRDEYVAFHKYARRHKNCVFLVDTYDTLRSGVPTAIKVAQELGDKINFKGIRLDSGDLAYLSKEARKMLDEAGFTDTQIIASNDLDENTIINLKSQGAKIDSWGIGTKLITAYDQPALGAVYKLVSIEDEHGKMVDTIKISGNPEKVTTPGMKKVYRIINTLNNKSEGDYIAMDSETPQEESKLKMFHPVHTFISKFVTNFEAKELHQDIFVGGNLVYETPSLTEIQQYAKENLEVLWDEYKRTMYPEEYPVDLSQVCWDNKMKNIQDVQTKVMQLIGEK, encoded by the coding sequence ATGAATACACATTATGCTGATGATAGCTTAACGCTTCACACAGACCTTTACCAGATCAATATGGCAGAAACGTATTGGGAAGACAATATGCACAATAAAAAAGCGGTGTTTGAAGTTTTTTTCCGCAAGCTTCCTTTTGGCAACGGATATGCTGTATTTGCTGGCTTAGAAAGAATCATAGATTATCTGCAAAATTTTAAGTTTACTGCAAGTGATATTGATTATTTAAGGAATGAACTAGGTTATGAAGAAGATTATTTGGACTATTTGCAGCAAGTGAAATTTACTGGAACAGTGCGTTCAATGGTGGAGGGAGAGCTTGTATTTGCAAACGAACCCATTTTACGAATTGAAGCACCACTTGCTGAGGCACAGCTTATTGAAACGGCGATCTTGAACATCGTCAATTATCAAACACTTGTGGCGACAAAAGCCTCTCGAATCAAACAAGTCGTTGGAGAGCAACGAGCAATGGAATTTGGAACACGCAGAGCACAAGAAATGGATGCAGCGATTTGGGGAACGAGAGCAGCATTTATCGGAGGATTTGAGGCAACATCTAACGTAAGAGCAGGAAAACTCTTTGGAATACCAGTTGCCGGTACTCATGCCCATGCACTTGTACAAACGTACCGTGATGAGTATGTTGCTTTTCATAAGTATGCTCGCCGCCATAAAAACTGTGTGTTTTTAGTAGATACGTATGATACGTTGCGATCTGGTGTACCTACAGCGATAAAAGTGGCTCAAGAGTTAGGCGATAAAATCAACTTTAAAGGAATTCGTTTAGATAGCGGTGATTTGGCTTACCTCTCTAAAGAAGCTAGAAAGATGCTGGACGAAGCAGGTTTCACAGATACCCAGATTATTGCGTCAAACGATTTAGACGAGAATACGATTATTAACTTGAAATCACAAGGCGCAAAAATAGATTCATGGGGTATTGGAACAAAATTAATTACCGCGTATGACCAGCCTGCTTTAGGTGCGGTCTACAAACTCGTATCGATTGAAGACGAACATGGAAAGATGGTCGACACGATTAAGATCAGCGGCAATCCCGAGAAAGTTACGACGCCTGGTATGAAAAAAGTTTATCGAATTATTAATACACTTAATAACAAATCTGAAGGTGATTATATCGCGATGGATAGCGAAACACCTCAGGAAGAATCGAAACTAAAAATGTTTCACCCTGTTCACACGTTTATCAGTAAATTCGTCACGAACTTTGAAGCGAAAGAGCTTCATCAGGATATTTTTGTAGGTGGCAACTTAGTCTATGAAACTCCTAGTCTGACAGAAATACAGCAATATGCTAAAGAGAATCTGGAAGTGTTATGGGATGAGTACAAACGCACGATGTATCCGGAAGAATATCCAGTGGACCTCAGCCAAGTATGCTGGGATAACAAGATGAAGAACATTCAAGATGTACAGACAAAAGTCATGCAGTTGATTGGTGAAAAATAA
- a CDS encoding cysteine hydrolase family protein, which produces MKKALINIDYTFDFVADEGALTCGKPAQDIESEIISITEQFLKSGDFVVFAIDQHQLNDEFHPENKLFPPHNIAGTPGRQLYGNLQKVYENNKDKSNVYWMDKTRYSAFAGTDLLMKLRERGITEIHIVGVCTDICCLHTAIDAYNAGLQIVVHEKGVASFNQAGHEWALGHFKSCLNAKVL; this is translated from the coding sequence ATGAAAAAGGCTCTAATAAACATTGATTACACATTTGATTTTGTAGCAGATGAAGGTGCACTGACGTGTGGAAAACCAGCCCAAGACATTGAATCTGAAATCATCTCTATCACAGAACAATTTCTTAAGAGCGGTGACTTTGTTGTTTTTGCCATTGATCAGCATCAACTTAACGATGAATTTCATCCGGAAAACAAGCTTTTTCCCCCACATAACATTGCAGGAACTCCCGGTCGACAACTTTATGGCAACCTTCAAAAAGTCTACGAAAACAACAAAGATAAATCTAACGTTTATTGGATGGATAAAACACGATATAGCGCCTTTGCTGGAACGGACCTATTAATGAAGCTGCGTGAACGCGGTATTACAGAGATTCATATCGTAGGCGTCTGCACAGACATCTGCTGTCTTCACACCGCAATTGATGCTTACAATGCGGGACTTCAAATTGTTGTCCATGAAAAAGGTGTGGCAAGCTTCAACCAAGCTGGACATGAATGGGCATTAGGACACTTTAAAAGTTGTTTAAACGCAAAAGTTCTATAA
- a CDS encoding NUDIX hydrolase has product MSNKQALEQYDIKKYRTPDGYTSDICVFTIISEKSEAYKPPTMDLKIMLIKRAGLDTEGNTNIEANKWAIPGGFVQDDETGFEAAKRELEEETNISGIHIKQFGVYDKPGRDPRGWIISNAHYAIVPDTYLSLRKAQDDAADIELFSVKEVLNLDLAFDHKQIIGDAIKVITNDLLQTTVAKNFLPKHFTYSELQAVLKTVTDDPAILSDQSFSRKIKSLPFIQEVQGKTTTRTSKRATKLYTFIDMDVVKPIYTARY; this is encoded by the coding sequence TTGTCTAATAAGCAAGCACTTGAACAATACGACATCAAAAAATATCGTACACCAGATGGTTATACTTCCGATATTTGTGTCTTTACTATCATTTCTGAAAAAAGCGAAGCATATAAACCTCCAACGATGGACCTTAAGATCATGCTAATCAAAAGAGCAGGGCTTGATACAGAGGGGAATACAAACATTGAAGCAAACAAGTGGGCTATTCCAGGAGGCTTTGTGCAAGATGATGAAACGGGTTTCGAAGCGGCAAAACGTGAACTAGAAGAAGAAACGAACATCTCAGGAATCCACATTAAACAATTTGGAGTGTACGACAAGCCGGGGCGGGATCCTAGAGGATGGATTATCTCAAATGCACATTATGCCATCGTACCTGATACGTATCTATCGCTTAGAAAAGCGCAAGACGACGCAGCGGATATAGAGCTTTTTTCAGTAAAAGAGGTTCTCAATCTCGATCTTGCTTTTGACCATAAACAGATTATAGGGGATGCCATCAAAGTCATTACAAACGACTTATTGCAGACAACAGTAGCTAAGAATTTTTTGCCAAAACATTTTACCTATTCTGAGCTGCAAGCCGTACTAAAAACGGTAACAGACGATCCAGCCATATTAAGCGATCAATCGTTCTCAAGAAAAATAAAATCACTTCCTTTTATTCAAGAAGTACAGGGGAAAACAACTACTAGAACTTCAAAAAGAGCAACAAAGCTTTACACGTTTATTGATATGGATGTCGTAAAGCCAATCTATACAGCACGATATTAA